Proteins encoded together in one Chryseobacterium sp. G0201 window:
- a CDS encoding c-type cytochrome codes for MKKNVLKITAILGLTTVLLNSCGPKENTPLVYFPDMYFPVAYDPLMKAQDAYSDHENEIPAFVKNSFATGLAPVEGSVAQNKDGVFEEGLLPKNADEYNAGYDASKKMTASPLNPANAAKDIERGKILFDHTCAACHGTGGDGQGPIVQSGAFSGVPNYADREITVGSVHYVLTNGRNAMGSYAGQLNAGDRWRVAMYVMSAFKKGAAAPAAATTATATPAAAATETTTETKK; via the coding sequence ATGAAAAAGAATGTATTAAAAATTACAGCAATTTTAGGTTTAACTACAGTTTTACTTAATTCTTGCGGACCGAAAGAAAACACTCCGTTGGTATATTTCCCGGATATGTACTTTCCTGTAGCTTATGATCCATTGATGAAGGCTCAGGATGCGTATTCAGATCATGAAAATGAAATTCCGGCGTTTGTTAAAAATAGTTTTGCAACAGGTCTTGCTCCAGTAGAAGGATCGGTAGCTCAAAATAAAGACGGTGTTTTTGAAGAAGGTTTACTTCCAAAAAATGCAGACGAATATAATGCAGGATATGATGCATCTAAAAAGATGACTGCTTCTCCTTTAAATCCGGCAAATGCTGCTAAGGATATCGAAAGAGGAAAAATACTTTTTGACCATACTTGTGCTGCATGTCATGGAACAGGAGGTGATGGACAGGGACCAATTGTACAAAGCGGTGCTTTCTCTGGTGTACCAAACTATGCTGATAGAGAAATTACTGTAGGGTCTGTTCATTATGTACTAACAAACGGTAGAAACGCGATGGGTTCTTATGCAGGACAACTTAACGCTGGAGACAGATGGAGAGTTGCAATGTATGTGATGAGCGCCTTCAAAAAAGGAGCGGCAGCACCCGCAGCAGCTACAACGGCTACAGCTACACCAGCTGCAGCTGCAACAGAGACTACTACCGAAACTAAAAAATAA